The Phocoena phocoena chromosome 21, mPhoPho1.1, whole genome shotgun sequence genome includes a region encoding these proteins:
- the RAB11FIP1 gene encoding rab11 family-interacting protein 1 isoform X1, which yields MSLAASAGRGPGAVWSPTHVQVTVLQARGLRAKGPGGTSDAYAVIQVGKEKYATSVSERSLGAPVWREEATFELPPLLSAEAAPAAAATLQLTVLHRALLGLDKFLGRAEVDLRELHRDHGHRKTQWCTLKSKPGKKNKERGEIEVDIQFMRSNMTASMFDLSMKDKSRNPFGKLKDKIKGKNKDSASDTVSAIIPSVTPSADSDDESPSKDKKKKSKLKTLFSRSNLQRAPLSQSMSVLPTAKSDKVLLRPGDFQSQWEDEDNGEDKSSSASDVLSHKGTASVDPKQLNQIHFNPPKKEGLSFLGGLRSKNDILSRSNVCINGSHVYVEQSEAKSETKGSSPASSPSPQGLRKKHLFSSTENLASRPLKEPGEGGAVPSESSTKDSLKSMSLPSYRPLVSGDLRENTALATLEAAKETKESKKQENKKSSLLSLVTGKKDTAKGSEGESPPAAPGKEREGTPVAVRASEDQPGPVDDPVKRSDEGTAAIVSGRGRAPNPFEDVQIPEPEADPEPKAAPAPPVPSTRAPQTRAVKPRLEVSPEAQPAPRLPPSARSPLVFSALPSSSGQTPVPSKLGHDSEPQPFESPPGSSFSSPVAAPISTSTPIEHWPPADVGEASPEEPPSLPEPELEKESLTQVPSTVPCAVGSLSKQTPIPVGKGMEDSPVGKTSADDPGQPLRTQPEAGREEEELLGSPPRKQQGVIPSSVEAREVTSATALRGGGMGSPAGKPPRREASGSAGQSRSPVGDADGGGGMSPAVKEAVPPIPVGEAVPLLDSAVQKHEEMGPDACEGGKEIEGQVLFSKQLSREEAGEEAPVLVRGDRGDPQEVTPQGAAPGNAWDMGHSQEGAAVAGPWPAALAARPPRPSSKGSFLGGPAHAASSGRDGPRLRSQGDDTRMAQNQSKASDHEGLLSDPLHGLQSSCEAKPPALAHLDLTLPSIPEVASEDERGDQLEDDRGVAPVAALGGGASARAERERAPSREAGGSAGGLCEPRPGAPRAPAPASAEQTTALAVQEPQSPGPGDSGEAKPVGDGRPGQPPATALDSLVSGPPFSEPFPATRSFPTCAHSDTHHTSTAESQKKAAVEGSAGKVENSGKRKPLLQAWVSPSDAQPVSAQPSAGSGSAKHRLHPVKPMNTAAAKVALSSSGTATIISENLVNEAMMKKYKPSEPALAYAQLTHDELIQLVLKQKETISKKECQVRQLEDYIDNLLVRVMEETPSILRVPSQVGKKAGKM from the exons ATGTCGCTGGCGGCCTCGGCGGGCAGGGGCCCGGGGGCCGTGTGGTCCCCAACGCACGTGCAGGTGACGGTGCTCCAGGCTCGGGGCCTGCGGGCCAAGGGCCCCGGGGGCACGAGCGACGCGTACGCAGTGATCCAGGTGGGCAAGGAGAAGTACGCCACCTCCGTGTCGGAGCGCAGCCTGGGCGCGCCCGTGTGGCGGGAGGAGGCCACCTTTGAGCTACCGCCGCTGCTGTCGGCTGAGGcagcgcccgccgccgccgccaccctGCAGCTCACCGTGCTGCACCGCGCGCTGCTCGGCCTCGACAAGTTCCTGGGCCGCGCCGAGGTGGACCTGCGGGAGCTGCACCGGGACCACGGCCACAGGAAGACCCA GTGGTGTACCTTGAAATCCAAACCGgggaagaagaataaagaacGAGGAGAAATTGAGGTTGACATCCAGTTTATGAGAAGCAACATGACCGCTAGCATGTTTGACCTTTCCATGAAAGACAAGTCTCGGAATCCCTTCGGGAAACTGAAGGACAAGATCAAGGGGAAGAATAAGGACAGCGCGTCAGATACCGTGTCAGCCATCATCCCCAGCGTGACGCCCTCGGCTGACAGCGATGACGAGTCTCCTTCGAAAGACAAGAAGAAGAAGTCAAAGCTCAAGACCTTGTTTTCCAGGTCCAACCTGCAGAGAGCACCGCTTTCTCAGTCCATGTCTGTCCTGCCGACTGCAAAGTCAGACAAAGTGCTGCTTCGTCCTGGAGACTTTCAGTCCCAGTGGGAGGATGAGGACAATGGTGAGGACAAGTCCTCCTCTGCCTCGGACG TCTTGTCTCACAAGGGAACGGCAAGTGTGGATCCTAAGCAGCTGAACCAGATCCACTTCAACCCCCCCAAGAAGGAAGGACTCTCCTTCCTGGGAGGCCTTCGGTCTAAGAATGACATCCTTTCCCGCTCGAATGTTTGTATCAACGGGAGCCACGTCTATGTGGAGCAGTCCGAAGCCAAGAGCGAGACCAAGGGCAGCTCCCCGGCCTCCTCGCCATCCCCCCAGGGCCTCAGGAAGAAGCATTTGTTCTCATCTACAGAAAACCTGGCCTCTCGACCTTTGAAGGAGCCCGGGGAAGGAGGTGCAGTGCCTTCCGAGTCTTCCACAAAGGACTCTCTCAAGTCCATGTCCCTGCCATCCTACCGGCCGCTGGTCAGCGGGGACCTTCGCGAGAACACGGCTCTGGCGACCTTGGAggctgcaaaggaaaccaaagagaGCAAGAAACAGGAGAACAAGAAGTCCTCTCTGCTCTCCCTGGTGACCGGGAAGAAGGACACGGCCAAGGGCAGTGAAGGCGAAAGCCCGCCAGCCGCCCccgggaaggagagggaaggcaCGCCCGTGGCGGTTAGAGCCAGTGAGGACCAGCCGGGGCCTGTCGACGACCCTGTGAAGAGATCAGACGAGGGGACTGCGGCCATTGTCTCGGGACGGGGCAGAGCCCCGAACCCCTTTGAAGACGTGCAGATCCCAGAACCAGAAGCTGACCCAGAGCCCAAGGCTGCACCAGCGCCACCTGTTCCCTCAACCAGGGCTCCCCAGACCAGAGCCGTGAAACCCCG ACTGGAAGTGTCTCCAGAGGCTCAGCCCGCACCCAGGCTCCCTCCTTCCGCTCGCTCTCCTCTCGTGTTCTCTGCTCTCCCTTCCAGTTCTGGTCAGACACCCGTCCCTTCTAAACTGGGGCATGATTCAGAGCCACAGCCCTTTGAATCTCCTCCTggctcctctttctcctctcctgtaGCGGCCCCCATTTCCACATCCACTCCCATTGAACACTGGCCTCCCGCAGATGTGGGTGAGGCCAGTCCTGAAGAACCGCCTTCGCTCCCTGAACCAGAGCTAGAAAAGGAGAGTTTGACACAAGTTCCAAGTACTGTTCCTTGTGCTGTGGGCTCGCTTTCCAAACAGACACCCAttccagtggggaaagggatggAAGACTCTCCAGTGGGGAAGACCAGCGCTGATGACCCAGGACAGCCTCTCCGGACGCAGCCTGAAGCGGGGCGAGAAGAAGAAGAGCTTCTGGGGTCTCCCCCGAGAAAACAACAAGGTGTCATCCCTTCATCTGTCGAGGCCCGAGAAGTAACATCCGCCACTGCGCTCAGAGGAGGCGGGATGGGCAGCCCTGCCGGGAAGCCCCCAAGGCGGGAAGCCTCAGGCTCTGCGGGTCAATCTAGGTCTCCCGTGGGGGATGCAGATGGGGGTGGCGGGATGAGTCCTGCAGTTAAGGAAGCGGTGCCCCCCATTCCCGTGGGCGAGGCGGTGCCTCTACTTGACTCTGCGGTGCAGAAACACGAAGAGATGGGTCCGGATGCCTGTGAGGGCGGAAAGGAAATCGAGGGGCAGGTGTTGTTTTCCAAGCAGCTCTCTAGggaagaggcaggggaggaggcCCCTGTGCTGGTCCGCGGGGACAGAGGTGACCCCCAGGAGGTGACGCCACAAGGGGCTGCCCCTGGAAATGCGTGGGACATGGGACACTCCCAGGAGGGCGCGGCTGTGGCTGGACCCTGGCCTGCTGCCCTGGCAGCTCGCCCTCCCCGCCCGTCCTCCAAGGGGAGCTTCTTGGGGGGCCCTGCGCATGCCGCCAGCTCGGGGAGAGATGGTCCCCGTCTCAGGAGTCAGGGAGATGACACCCGGATGGCGCAGAACCAGAGCAAAGCCAGTGACCACGAGGGTCTGCTGTCTGACCCCCTGCACGGCCTTCAGTCCTCCTGCGAGGCAAAGCCCCCAGCCCTAGCCCATCTGGACTTGACCCTGCCTTCCATCCCCGAAGTCGCTTCGGAAGACGAGAGAGGAGATCAGCTTGAAGATGACAGAGGGGTGGCCCCGGTGGCAGCTCTGGGAGGAGGGGCTTCTGCCCGTGCTGAGCGGGAGAGGGCGCCCAGCAGGGAGGCCGGCGGGTCAGCAGGGGGCCTGTGCGAGCCCAGGCCAGGAGCGCCCAGAGCACCCGCACCCGCTTCTGCAGAGCAGACCACAGCCTTGGCGGTTCAGGAACCACAGTCGCCGGGCCCCGGTGACAGCGGGGAGGCAAAACCAGTGGGAGATGGGAGGCCGGGTCAGCCTCCAGCCACAGCCCTGGATTCCCTTGTGTCCGGCCCCCCCTTTTCTGAGCCCTTTCCTGCCACACGCTCTTTTCCCACCTGTGCACACTCTGACACCCACCACACCAGTACAGCAGAATCTCAAAAAAAAGCAGCAGTCGAGGGCTCCGCGGGTAAAGTGGAAAATTCTGGCAAGAGGAAGCCGCTTCTTCAGGCCTGGGTCTCACCCTCAGACGCACAGCCAGTCTCAGCTCAGCCAAGCGCTGGAAGCGGGTCGGCCAAGCACAG ACTTCATCCCGTGAAGCCGATGAACACGGCAGCCGCCAAGGTCGCTCTCTCCAGCTCGGGAACTGCCACCATCATCAGTGAGAACTTGGTCAACGAAGCCATGATGAAG aAATACAAGCCCTCGGAACCCGCGTTAGCTTATGCACAGCTGACCCATGACGAGCTGATCCAGCTTGTCCTCAAACAGAAGGAAACGATAAGCAAGAAGGAGTGTCAGGTGCGCCAGCTGGAAGACTACATCGACAACCTGCTGGTCAGGGTCATGGAGGAGACCCCCAGCATCCTCCGGGTTCCCTCTCAGGTTggcaaaaaagcaggaaaaatgtgA
- the RAB11FIP1 gene encoding rab11 family-interacting protein 1 isoform X2 → MSLAASAGRGPGAVWSPTHVQVTVLQARGLRAKGPGGTSDAYAVIQVGKEKYATSVSERSLGAPVWREEATFELPPLLSAEAAPAAAATLQLTVLHRALLGLDKFLGRAEVDLRELHRDHGHRKTQWCTLKSKPGKKNKERGEIEVDIQFMRSNMTASMFDLSMKDKSRNPFGKLKDKIKGKNKDSASDTVSAIIPSVTPSADSDDESPSKDKKKKSKLKTLFSRSNLQRAPLSQSMSVLPTAKSDKVLLRPGDFQSQWEDEDNGEDKSSSASDVLSHKGTASVDPKQLNQIHFNPPKKEGLSFLGGLRSKNDILSRSNVCINGSHVYVEQSEAKSETKGSSPASSPSPQGLRKKHLFSSTENLASRPLKEPGEGGAVPSESSTKDSLKSMSLPSYRPLVSGDLRENTALATLEAAKETKESKKQENKKSSLLSLVTGKKDTAKGSEGESPPAAPGKEREGTPVAVRASEDQPGPVDDPVKRSDEGTAAIVSGRGRAPNPFEDVQIPEPEADPEPKAAPAPPVPSTRAPQTRAVKPRLHPVKPMNTAAAKVALSSSGTATIISENLVNEAMMKKYKPSEPALAYAQLTHDELIQLVLKQKETISKKECQVRQLEDYIDNLLVRVMEETPSILRVPSQVGKKAGKM, encoded by the exons ATGTCGCTGGCGGCCTCGGCGGGCAGGGGCCCGGGGGCCGTGTGGTCCCCAACGCACGTGCAGGTGACGGTGCTCCAGGCTCGGGGCCTGCGGGCCAAGGGCCCCGGGGGCACGAGCGACGCGTACGCAGTGATCCAGGTGGGCAAGGAGAAGTACGCCACCTCCGTGTCGGAGCGCAGCCTGGGCGCGCCCGTGTGGCGGGAGGAGGCCACCTTTGAGCTACCGCCGCTGCTGTCGGCTGAGGcagcgcccgccgccgccgccaccctGCAGCTCACCGTGCTGCACCGCGCGCTGCTCGGCCTCGACAAGTTCCTGGGCCGCGCCGAGGTGGACCTGCGGGAGCTGCACCGGGACCACGGCCACAGGAAGACCCA GTGGTGTACCTTGAAATCCAAACCGgggaagaagaataaagaacGAGGAGAAATTGAGGTTGACATCCAGTTTATGAGAAGCAACATGACCGCTAGCATGTTTGACCTTTCCATGAAAGACAAGTCTCGGAATCCCTTCGGGAAACTGAAGGACAAGATCAAGGGGAAGAATAAGGACAGCGCGTCAGATACCGTGTCAGCCATCATCCCCAGCGTGACGCCCTCGGCTGACAGCGATGACGAGTCTCCTTCGAAAGACAAGAAGAAGAAGTCAAAGCTCAAGACCTTGTTTTCCAGGTCCAACCTGCAGAGAGCACCGCTTTCTCAGTCCATGTCTGTCCTGCCGACTGCAAAGTCAGACAAAGTGCTGCTTCGTCCTGGAGACTTTCAGTCCCAGTGGGAGGATGAGGACAATGGTGAGGACAAGTCCTCCTCTGCCTCGGACG TCTTGTCTCACAAGGGAACGGCAAGTGTGGATCCTAAGCAGCTGAACCAGATCCACTTCAACCCCCCCAAGAAGGAAGGACTCTCCTTCCTGGGAGGCCTTCGGTCTAAGAATGACATCCTTTCCCGCTCGAATGTTTGTATCAACGGGAGCCACGTCTATGTGGAGCAGTCCGAAGCCAAGAGCGAGACCAAGGGCAGCTCCCCGGCCTCCTCGCCATCCCCCCAGGGCCTCAGGAAGAAGCATTTGTTCTCATCTACAGAAAACCTGGCCTCTCGACCTTTGAAGGAGCCCGGGGAAGGAGGTGCAGTGCCTTCCGAGTCTTCCACAAAGGACTCTCTCAAGTCCATGTCCCTGCCATCCTACCGGCCGCTGGTCAGCGGGGACCTTCGCGAGAACACGGCTCTGGCGACCTTGGAggctgcaaaggaaaccaaagagaGCAAGAAACAGGAGAACAAGAAGTCCTCTCTGCTCTCCCTGGTGACCGGGAAGAAGGACACGGCCAAGGGCAGTGAAGGCGAAAGCCCGCCAGCCGCCCccgggaaggagagggaaggcaCGCCCGTGGCGGTTAGAGCCAGTGAGGACCAGCCGGGGCCTGTCGACGACCCTGTGAAGAGATCAGACGAGGGGACTGCGGCCATTGTCTCGGGACGGGGCAGAGCCCCGAACCCCTTTGAAGACGTGCAGATCCCAGAACCAGAAGCTGACCCAGAGCCCAAGGCTGCACCAGCGCCACCTGTTCCCTCAACCAGGGCTCCCCAGACCAGAGCCGTGAAACCCCG ACTTCATCCCGTGAAGCCGATGAACACGGCAGCCGCCAAGGTCGCTCTCTCCAGCTCGGGAACTGCCACCATCATCAGTGAGAACTTGGTCAACGAAGCCATGATGAAG aAATACAAGCCCTCGGAACCCGCGTTAGCTTATGCACAGCTGACCCATGACGAGCTGATCCAGCTTGTCCTCAAACAGAAGGAAACGATAAGCAAGAAGGAGTGTCAGGTGCGCCAGCTGGAAGACTACATCGACAACCTGCTGGTCAGGGTCATGGAGGAGACCCCCAGCATCCTCCGGGTTCCCTCTCAGGTTggcaaaaaagcaggaaaaatgtgA